The following coding sequences are from one Parabacteroides pacaensis window:
- the rpmB gene encoding 50S ribosomal protein L28, translated as MSKICQITGKKAMVGNNVSHSKRRTKRKFDVNLFTKKFYWVEQDCWVSLNISAAGLRTINKLGLNEAIKRAAEKGYLNA; from the coding sequence ATGTCTAAGATTTGTCAAATTACCGGAAAAAAAGCAATGGTTGGCAACAACGTTTCACACTCAAAAAGGAGAACGAAACGTAAATTTGATGTGAACCTGTTTACAAAAAAGTTCTACTGGGTAGAACAAGATTGTTGGGTTAGCCTGAATATTTCAGCTGCGGGCTTGCGTACTATCAACAAATTAGGATTGAACGAAGCAATCAAAAGAGCTGCTGAAAAAGGGTATTTAAACGCTTAA
- a CDS encoding competence/damage-inducible protein A, translating to MNVEIITIGDELLIGQVVDTNSAWMGQVLGDEGFHVVHKETVGDVESDILQACDEALKRSPIVLVTGGIGPTKDDITKKTLCKYFNTRLCFSEEVLKNIEDLFQKSGKAMNPLTHDQAYVPEAATVIQNRVGTAPITWFERDGKILVSFPGVPYEMKWAMKEEILPRLKKRFRQDLYIKHQTLWVSGYTESALAMQLETFEKELPSFVTLAYLPTPGLIRLRLSAYYSNESAVESAMLEQSLKLRDLLKGNILAEEDKPIQEIIGEVLRSKKLTLGTAESCTGGKIAEMITAIPGSSDYFVGGIVSYSNNVKHQILDVSNLSLDTYGAVSQQVVEEMVMGALKILNCDCAVATSGVAGPGGGTPEKPVGTVWIAAAWKDKIKSQLFHFGKNREQNILRSANMALLMLNDLLKEEE from the coding sequence ATGAATGTTGAAATTATTACGATCGGAGACGAATTACTCATAGGACAAGTAGTAGATACCAATTCTGCATGGATGGGCCAAGTGTTAGGAGATGAAGGATTCCACGTAGTCCATAAGGAAACGGTGGGAGATGTAGAATCCGATATCCTCCAGGCATGTGATGAAGCCTTGAAACGTTCGCCTATTGTATTGGTAACCGGAGGGATCGGACCTACCAAAGATGATATCACTAAAAAAACACTTTGTAAGTATTTTAATACTCGCCTTTGTTTCTCTGAAGAGGTTTTGAAAAATATTGAAGATTTATTTCAGAAAAGCGGAAAAGCAATGAACCCTCTTACTCATGACCAGGCATATGTACCCGAAGCTGCTACCGTTATACAAAATCGTGTAGGTACGGCTCCCATTACCTGGTTTGAACGGGACGGAAAGATATTGGTTTCTTTTCCCGGAGTGCCTTATGAAATGAAATGGGCGATGAAAGAAGAAATTTTACCCCGTCTTAAAAAAAGATTCCGGCAAGATTTGTATATTAAGCATCAAACTTTATGGGTAAGTGGCTATACAGAGTCTGCTTTGGCTATGCAATTGGAAACGTTTGAAAAAGAACTTCCTTCTTTTGTTACTTTGGCTTATTTACCGACACCCGGACTTATCCGATTACGTCTTTCTGCCTATTATTCGAATGAATCAGCCGTGGAAAGTGCGATGTTAGAACAATCTCTTAAACTTCGCGACTTATTGAAAGGAAATATCCTGGCAGAAGAAGACAAACCTATCCAAGAAATAATAGGGGAGGTGCTTCGCAGTAAAAAGCTGACTCTTGGAACAGCCGAAAGCTGCACAGGGGGAAAGATTGCTGAAATGATTACTGCTATCCCCGGAAGTTCGGATTATTTTGTAGGAGGTATTGTGTCTTATTCCAACAACGTAAAACATCAAATACTGGATGTTTCCAACCTTTCCCTAGATACGTATGGCGCGGTAAGCCAGCAAGTAGTGGAAGAGATGGTGATGGGTGCTTTGAAAATACTGAACTGCGATTGCGCGGTTGCTACTTCCGGAGTAGCCGGACCCGGAGGCGGAACCCCCGAAAAGCCGGTTGGGACGGTTTGGATTGCTGCCGCATGGAAAGACAAAATAAAGTCGCAGCTCTTCCATTTTGGTAAAAATCGGGAGCAAAATATTCTGCGTTCTGCTAATATGGCATTATTAATGCTCAATGACTTATTAAAAGAAGAAGAATAA
- the rpmG gene encoding 50S ribosomal protein L33: MAKKAKGNRIQVILECTEHKDSGMPGTSRYITTKNRKNTTTRLELKKYNPILKKVTVHKEIK; encoded by the coding sequence ATGGCAAAGAAAGCAAAAGGAAATAGAATCCAAGTGATTCTGGAATGTACCGAACATAAGGATAGTGGTATGCCGGGTACTTCAAGATATATTACCACAAAAAACAGAAAGAATACTACGACAAGATTGGAATTGAAGAAATACAATCCTATTTTGAAGAAAGTAACAGTACATAAAGAAATTAAGTAA
- a CDS encoding DUF4295 domain-containing protein codes for MAKKTVATLQKGEGRTYSKVIKMVKSPKTGAYIFEETMVPNAEVKNFLAK; via the coding sequence ATGGCAAAGAAAACAGTTGCAACATTACAAAAAGGAGAGGGCCGTACTTATTCTAAAGTAATCAAGATGGTTAAATCTCCTAAAACAGGGGCTTATATATTTGAAGAAACTATGGTTCCTAATGCTGAAGTGAAGAATTTTTTAGCTAAATAA